Genomic segment of Truepera radiovictrix DSM 17093:
GGCCCCGCGACCCCGCCGAAAGCACCCACGACGATGGCCACGAGCATCATCCAACCCGCTGTCGCCAGGCCAAAGAGCAGGTAGCTCGCCGTGGAGATGCTGAGCCCGACTACGACCGTGCGGCGCTCACCTAGGCGCCGCACCGTTGGGCGGATTAAAAAACCCTGGACGAACACCGCCATGAGCCCGACTAACCCGAGCGTCAGGCCGTTCGTGGCCTCCCCCCAACCGAAGCGGTAGCTCGTGTAGAGCACCCAGGTGCTCTCTAGCCCCCGCTGCGCGAGCGAGACGAACACGAAGGCGAGCGCGAGCCCCCCGACGAGCGGGTACGCCCCCAAGGCGCCGATGCTCCCGACGGGGTTCGCGCGGCGCCAGCGAAAGGGGCTGCGGCGGCCCAAGGGGAGCGACTCGGGGAGGATAAAAAGGCCGTAGAGCCCGTTGAGGGCTGAGAGCCCCGCCGCGACGAAAAACGGCAAACGCAGGTCGATAGCGCCCAGCACGCCGCCAAACGCGGGACCGAAGATAAACCCGAGGCCGAACGCCACCCCGACGAGGCCGAAGTTCTGCGCGCGCGTCTCCGGCGTCGAGACGTCGGCGATGTAGGCGTTGACGGTCGTCAGGCTCGAGCCCGCCACCCCCGCGATCAGCCGCCCGAACACGAGCCACGCGAGCGAAGGCGCAAAGGCCAGCAGCAAGTAGGAGACCGCAGAGCCAAAAATCGACGCCAACAGCACCGGGCGCCGCCCGTAGCGGTCGGAGAGCGCGCCTAGAAGGGGCGCGAAGAGAAACTGCATGAGCGCGTACGCCGCGGCGATCAACCCGTAAAAGCGCGCCACTAAAGCGCTGCTTTCACCCAGGAGGTCGCCGACCAGCCCCGGCAAGATGGGGATGATAAAGGCCAGCCCCAAGACGTCCAAAAACAGCGTGACGAGCACCCAGATCATGCTCGCGCGGCGCACTATCGCGTTTGACTCCGACATCGTCTCCCCTCGAACCGGTGCGGGCACGCCGTTAAGCGTCTGCGCCCGGCCCCTTACTCTAATGCGCCGCTCTGAGACCTTCCGATATCCGGCGCACGAACCCCGGTTGCGCGGCGTATGGTCGCGGTACGATGGGTAAAGAATGCCACGGGTCCCGGGCCAGGGGCCCGCTGAAAGGAGCCGCGTGAGCACACCCCTACAACCCCAGCGCAGGCGGCTCGACTCGAGCAAAAACCCCGAGGTGCGCGCGCTCGCCAAGCTTAAAGAGCGCCGCGCGCGGGCGCGCGAGGGGCGTTTTCTGGTCGAGGGCACCCGCGAGGTGACGCGCGCGCTCGAGGCCGGGCGGGCGCTCGAACGCCTCTACGTCTGCCCCGAAAGGCTCCGCGACGAGGGGCGGGCGCTCGTCGCGCGCTGCCAGGCCGAGGGCGCAGCGAGCGTCACCGAGCTCTCCCCCGCCGCGTTTCGGGTGCTCAGCCACCGCGAGGCGCCCGACGGCGTGATCGCGCTCGTCCGCACCGCGCTCACCACCTTACGTGACCTTCAGCTCGCCGCCGACGCGCTCGTGCTGGTCGTCGACGGGCTCGAGAAACCGGGTAACCTGGGCGCGCTTTTGCGCACCGCCGACGGGGTGGGCGCCGCGGCGGTCTTCGCGACCGGCGCGGGCACCGACTTTGAAAACCCCAACGTGATCCGCTCGAGCATGGGCAGCGTCTTTAGCCTCCCGACGCTGCGCGCCCCCGCGGCCGAGCTGCTGGCGTGGCTCCGCGCGCAGGGGTTTCGCCTGGTCGCCGCCACCCCGCACGCCGACACGCTCTTCTGGGACGCCCCCTACACGGGCCGCACCGCCCTGCTGCTGGGCACCGAGCACGACGGGCTCTCCGCGCTGTGGCTCGAGGCCGCCGACGTCCGGGTCACCATCCCGATGGGCGGCCTTGCCGACTCGCTCAACGTCGCCACGGCCGGGGCGCTCTTGCTGTACGAGGCGCTCCGGCAGCGGCGGCGCCGGGCGCCGTAATCCCCCGTGGCGCACGCTCGAGGCGGGGCGGCCTCCGTTAAGATAACCCCCATGATTCGCCACGCCCTCGTCCAGTTCAAACCGCACAAGTCGCAAGGGGAGCGCAACGCCGCGCGGCTCGCCGAGGTCATCGCGCAGCTAGCGGGCGAGGGCGTCGACGTGCTGACGCTCCCCGAAACGGCGCTGACGGGCTACTTTTTGCAGGCCGGGGTGCGCGAGCAGGCGCTCACTGCCGCCGAGATGCTGGCGCTCTTGCAGCGGGCCGTGCGCGCGGCGGGGCGCAGCGAACCGCTCGACATCTGCGTGGGTTTTTACGAACGCGACGGCGGCCACTTCTATAACAGCGCGCTCTACGCCGAGCTCAACACCCCGCAAGCGGGTATCCGGCACGTCCACCGTAAGCTCTTTTTGCCGACCTACGGCGTGTTCGACGAGGAGCGCTACGTCTCCCGTGGGTGGCGCCTAGACGCTTTTGACACCCGCTTCGGGCGGGCCGGGATGCTCATCTGCGAGGACGCCTGGCACACCTCGACGGCGGCGGTGCTGGCGCTTAAAGGGGCCGACGTGCTCTACATCCCGACCGCGAGCCCCGTGCGCGACCTTACCGGCGCCGAACCCGCTAATGTGCAGCGCTGGGAGGACACCGCCAAGGGGATCGCGGGCGAGCACGGCGTGTACGTGGTGACGACCTGCTTGACCGGGTTCGAGGGGGGCAAAGGGTTCTCCGGCGGTTCGCACGTGATGGACCCCTACGGGGCTCTCATCGCGCGCGCGCCGCTCTTTCACGAGCACCTGCTTTTGACCGACCTCCACCTCGAGAGCATCCAGGCGGCGCGTTACGAAAACCCGCTTCTAGCCGATCTGCGCGCCAACTTGCCCGAGCTGGTGCGGGCTTTTCAGGAGGTGAGCCAATGAGCGAGCTTAAGGGCGCGCGCACGGCGCCCCGCGCCGCCCTACCCATGACGCGCGCCGAGGGGCGACCGCGAAAGCCCTTGGCGCTCAACCTCGAGCTGACCACCGACTTTTTGGTGAGTTTTTTGCGCGACGAGGTCACGCGGCGCAAGGGCTTTGACCGCGTGGTGGTGCCCCTCTCGGGGGGCATCGACAGCGCCGTGACGGCCTACTTAGCGGCGCGCGCTTTCGGCCCCGAAAACGTCCACGCGCTGCGGCTCCCCTACCGCGCCTCGGACCCCGACTCGCTCGCGCACGCGCAGCTCGTCGTCGACGCGCTCGGGCTCCCCGCAGAGACGCTCGACATCACCGAGATGGTCGACGCGTACGCGCGGCTCGTCCCCGACGTCACCCCGCACCGCTTGGGCAACGTCATGGCGCGCGTGCGGATGATCGTCGCCTTCGACAAGGCCGCCGAACTCGGCGCGGTGCACCTGGGCACCGGCAACAAGACCGAGCGGTTTTTCGGCTACTACACCTGGCACGACGTCGCCGACGCCGCGCCCGTGAGCCCCTTGGGCGACCTTTTCAAGACGCAGGTGCGCGCCCTCGCCGAGCACCTGGGCGTCCCCGAAGCGGTGCGGCGCAAACCCCCGTCGGCCGACCTGGTGGTCGGGCAGTCCGACGAAGCGGACCTCGGCATCTCGTACGAGCGCGCCGACACCATCCTCATCCACCACCTCTCGGGCTACGGCGACGCCTACATCGAGAGCCTCGGCTTCTCCGCTGCGGAGATCGCCCTCGTGCGGGGGCTTGTCGCCAAAACCCACTGGAAGCGCGCGCTGCCGATTCACGCGGTGGTCTCGAGCACCGCCATCGGCGAATTTTACCTGCGCCCAGTGGACTACTAGGTTCTGTTGGCCCCTCCTCGGCTTCCGCCTAGACCGCTTTGAGAGGGCGCGGCCTGTCGCTCGTGGCTCGTGGTCTACGGGCCACGAGCCGCTAGCCGCTCGTGAAACTGCGATGATGAAAGCTAGGCCCTAAGACCACCGAACCCGCAAACGAAACGCCCCCCCTGCACGCAGACGGCTTTATCGGCTTCTACCCCTGCCGCGACCTGGCGCGGACCAGGCGCTTTTACCGCGCGCTCGGGCTGACGCTCGCCCGCGATCAGGGGACGTGCCTCATCTTCCGCGTCGCCCCGGGGGGATACGTGGGCTTCTGCCAACACGACGCGGCCCTGCCGGAGCACCCCGGCCTCATTCTGACGCTCGTTCTAGACGACGTAGACGGGACTTACGCGCGGCTTTGCGAGCGCGGCGTCCCCACCGAAGCGCCCCCTAGAGAGAACGCCCGCTTCGGCATCTACCACTTTTTCGCCCGCGACCCCGACGGTTACCGCTTGGAGGTGCAGCGCTTCCTCGAGCCCCTCTAGACGGCCCCGGCGCCTTTGGCCTACGATGCCGTATCGCTTTGTTCGGGGCGGGCCGAGGAGGCATGATGCGCGGCTTTATGGCGGAGTTTCGGCAGTTCATCGCTCAGGGCAACGTCTTGGACCTCGCCGTCGCCGTGGTGCTCGGCGCGTCTTTCGGAGCGATCACCACCTCGCTCGTCGAAGACATCCTGATGCCGCCCATCGGTTACCTCGTGGGCGGTGTGGACTTTCGGGAGCTCGCGCTGCAGCTCGGCGACGGGGTCACCGTCCGCTACGGCGCCTTTCTCAACACGGTCGTCAACTTCGTCATCGTCGCGTTCGCGCTCTTTCTCGTCGTCCGGGCGGCGAGCGCGCTGCAAAAGCTCCGCCGCCAAGCGGAGGTCACGGCGGAGCTGACCGAGCTGGCGCTCTTGCAAGAGATCCGCGACCTCCTCGCCGCCCAGGCGTCCGGCGCGCCTAGGACGCCGCCCGAGCCGTAGCGCGTGGCGGGAGGTAGATGGCGAAGGCGCGGAAAAAGGCCGACTTGCCGACCAAGGTGTGCGCTGTCTGCGGCCTACCCTTTACCTGGCGCAGGAAGTGGGCGCGCGACTGGGAGCGCGTCCGGTACTGCTCGGAGCGCTGCCGGCGGGCGGCGAAGCGGCGGGGCGAGCGGGCGTGACGCCCCACCCTCAACCGTGCAGCAGCACCGGCACCTCGGCGCCGCGCAGCAGCGCTTCGGTCGTCGACCCCCGGAAAAACGCGCTCAGCCGCCCCTCGCCAAAAGCGCCGATCGCCAGCAGGTCGCCCTCTTGGAGGGTCTCCACAATCGCCGGTACGACCTCCCCCTCGAGCACGTGCTTGCTCAGCGTGAGCTCGCCTCGGCGGCTCGCGGCGTAGTGCACCGCCTCGAGGTGCGCCCCGGCGAGCGGGTCCTCCTCGCGGCCCTCCCCCCGCACGCTGACGGCGGCGAGCGGCAGCTCGAGGCGGGCGGCGAGCGCGACCGCGTAGGGGAGCACCTGCGCAGCGGGCTCCGAACCGTCGTAGGCGAAGACCACCCGGCGGGGTTCGCGAAAGCGCTCGGGGGTCACGAGCACCGCCCCCGGCGCGCGCCGCAGCACCCGCTCGGCGACCCCGCCGAGGCGCGCGGCGTCGCGCGTCCCCTCCCCCTGCCGCCCGAGCACCAAGAGCTCGCCCTCACCGACGCTTTCGAGCAGCGCGTCGGCCGCGAAACCCGCGCGCACCTCCGCAAAAACGTGCTCGGCGCCCTCACCTTCGGCGAGCTCTCGGGCGCGCCCCAAGAGCTCGCGGGCGCGCGTTTCGAGCGCCTCGTAGACCGACGTCCCCTGCGCCGGCTCGAACGCGCCCCCTAGCTCTACGAGGGGCGCAGCGAGCGTGCTCGCGCCCAGGTCCCCCCCCACGCTCCCGAAGTCGCCCAGGGAAGCGCCCCCCAAAAGGCCCGTGTCGATCACGTGAACGGCGTACAGGGGCAGCGCCAGCCGCCGGCTCAAGAGGGCCGCGTAGCGCGCCGCGGCCTCCGCGTAGGGTGAACCGTCGACGGCGAGGCGGACGGCGCTCAGGGTGGGGTCAGTGTGGATCATACGGCCCAGTCTAGCCCGCAGCGCCTTACGGGGTGTACCGTCGACCTCTGCCCCCCGCGCGAAAGGGGCTACAGGCCGTTCTCGGCGAGACGGTGACCCACCGCCAAGCGTGAGCGCCTCGGCGCAGGGGCTAGCGCAGGATGACGAACTCGAGCTCCGCCGGCCCCGCCACGAACACCGGCTCCTTGGCGACCGTACCGATCACCACCGGCCCCGAGAGGCGCGAGAGCCAGGCGCTAAAGCGGTCGAAGTCGGCGTCGGAGGGGCTCGGCCGCACCTGCTCGAAGAGCCCCACGCGGCGCAGCCGGTTGAGGCTCTCGAGGCTTAGGCGCGCGAGTTCGGCGCGGAGCGCGTCGCGGCTAAGCGGCGCCTCCGGCGTCCCCAGGTGCAGCTGCCGGGTGGCCACGAGCTGCCCGCGCGCGAGCAGCTGCAGGTTCGGGTACGCCTCGACGTAGACGGCGATAGGGGCGGGTGCGACGAAGTTGCCGCTCGCGACGAGCACCACCAGGTCGTCGCCCGGCGAAGCGGCGATCGCGCGGGTGAGGCCGTCAAGCTGATCGGCGCGCAGCTCGATGTCGCTGGCCCCGCGCCGGGTGACCTCCTGCCGCGCGCTCTCGACAAAACGGTTGAGCGCCCCCAGGATCTCGACCTCGTCGGTCTCCGAGATCACCCCGGCGTAGACGATCTCGCCGTTTCGGTAGGTGAGCTCGCCGCCGCTCGCCGCCTCTAGCTGCGCGACGGTGTCGCGCAAAAACTGCGCCCGCTGCTCCGACTCGACCCGTAGCGCCTGCAGCTCGTTTTGCAGCGTCACGACCTGGTTTTGCAGGTTGTTCAAGGTGTCCTCGAACTCGCGGTTCTGGGCGCTCAAAAGCTCGTTCTGCTGGCTTAAACCCTCGTTCGAGAGCCTTAAGCCCGCGTTGTCTTGCTGCAAAAGCGCGTTCTGCTGCTCGAGCTGCTCTTGCTGCGCCGCGAGCTGCGCCGCGCGCGCCTGCAGCTCGGCGACCTCGGCGCGCAGCTCCGAGCTCTCCTGCCGGAGCCGGATGGCGTCGCGCAGGGCGGCGTCGCGCGCCTCGCGAGCGGTGTCGCGCTGCCGCTCGGCGGTGCTGATGACCTCCTGGGCGCGCTCGAGCTCCTCTTGTCCCGAGCGCAAGTCGGCCTCTAGGCGCGCGACCTCAGCGGCCAGCGCGCTCCGCTGCTCGCGCAGCTCGGCGAGTTCGCGCCCGATACTCTGCGCCCGCAGCAGCACGCTAGCGGCGTCCCGAAAGGCGAGGCTCAAAACCCCCAGCGTGAGCAGCATGATCAGCACCCCAGCAGCGATACCGACCGCTTGGCCCGTGCGTTTGGGGCGCCAACCGAAGAGGCTCAAGCGCCGCCGCCCTACCGCCGCCCCCAGGAGGTCCCCCGCGTAGGCGATCACACCCGCCAACACGGTCAGCAGCAGCAGCAGGGTAAGGGTGTAAAGCACGCGGGGAGGAGCGCGGGACGTTACAACTGAAAGTCGGCGCCGAGGTAGTGGGTGCGCACCGCCTCGTCGGCGGCGAACGCCTCGGGGGTCCCCTCGAAGATCACGCGGCCGTCATACATCAGGTAGACGCGGTCGGCGATCGAGAGCGTTTCACGGACGCTGTGGTCGGTTAAGAGCACGCCCAGACCGCGCCGAGAGCGGAGGTCGGCGATAAGCAGCTGAATCTCGCGGATCGACTTGGGGTCGACGCCGGTAAAGGGCTCGTCTAAAAGGATAAAGGCTGGCTCTATGGTGAGGCTGCGGGCGATCTCCAAGCGGCGCCGCTCCCCGCCGGAGAGGGTGTCGGCGCGGTGGTCGGCGAGGTGCGTGAGGCCGAACTCGGCGAGCAGCTCGTCGGCGCGGCGCGCCTGCTCGGCCTTTGAAAGCCGCTGAAACTCGAGGATCGCCATCAGGTTGTCGCGCACCGAGAGCTTGCGAAACGCCGAGGGCTCCTGCGCGAGGTAACCTAGGCCGCGCCGCGCCCGCTTGTACATCGGCCAGCGGGTGATGTCGTCGCCGCCCAAGGTGATGCGCCCCGCGTTGGGACGCACAAACCCGACCATCATGTAAAACGACGTGGTCTTGCCCGCGCCGTTAGGGCCCAAGAGCGCCACGATCTCGCCGCGCTGCAACCTAAAACTCACGCCGTTAACGACCGTCCGGCCCCCGTAGCGTTTGACCAGACCGCTCGCCTCGAGGCTGAGGCGGGCCTCTGCCGCCCTGTCGGGCCTAGCGGTGACGGAGACGGGTGCCGGGGCGTCGTGAAGCGCAGACATAAGGGGATGCTATCACGCAGCGGGTGAGAAAGCCGGGCGCCTCGTTGCACGCCGCTCCCGTAGCGAGAGGGTCAGGAACCCACGGCGTGATATAACGGCCTCTTAACGCAGAGGACGGGAGGCGCTGATGCAAGCCCTTATGAAGGTCGCCCCGGGCGTGGGCAACGTCGAGCTCAGGGAGATTCCCGAACCACAACCCGGGCCGGGTGAGGTGCTGCTCGAGGTGAAAGCTGCCGGGATCTGCGGCACCGACCTGCACATCTACGATGACGAATTCCGCACCCAGCCGCCCGTGGTCATGGGCCACGAGGTCTCGGGGCGGGTCGTCGCCCTCGGCGCAGGGGTCTTCGGCGTGCGGGAGGGGGCGCGCGTGACGACCGAGACCTACGCCGCGACCTGCGGCAGCTGCCGGCTCTGCCGCAGCGGCCACCGCAACCTCTGTGCGGAGCGCCGCTCCATCGGCTCGGCGGTCCACGGCGGCTTCGCCAAGTACCTCGTGGTGCCCGCGACGAACCTGCACGAGCTGCCACCGGGGATCAGCGATGAAGCGGGCGCCCTCACCGAACCTTTGGCCTGCGTCGCCCACGCCGTACTGGGGGCCGCTACGGTGCGAGCAGGTGAGACGGCGGTGGTCGCCGGCCCCGGCGCCATCGGGCTCCTGACGCTCCAGGTCCTTAAAGCGTCGGGGGCAACGGTCATCGTGCTCGGCACGGACGCGGACGAGGCGCGTCTCGAGCTCGCCCGGAGGCTCGGCGCCGAGCACACCCTCAGCGTGCAGCGAGAGGACGCGGAGGCGCTCGTACGAGAGGTGACGCTAGACGGCCTCGGCGCCGACGTGGTCTACGAGTGCTCCGGTGCGGGGGGCGCCGCCGCGGCCCTGCTTAGGCTCGTGAGGCGGCGGGGGCGTTACGTGCAGATCGGTCTCTTCGGGCGCCCCGTGGCCTGGGACCTCGACGAGGTGTGCTACCGCGAGCTGACCGTCACGGGGAGCAACGCCAGCACCCCGGAGGGGTGGCGGAGCGCTTTGGCACTCCTCCGCTCGGGTCAGGTGAGCACGCAAGTCCTTGTGAGCAACGTCTACCCGCTCTCGGCGTGGGCGGAGGCGTTTACGTGCTTTCGGGAGAAGCGGGGCGTCAAGGTGCTCCTCAAACCGGGCGCTTGAGGGGCCCTGAGGGGGCTCGCGCTCCGTTGACAGGGCAAAATTGCGGGGGCTATACTCGCCGAGCAGACGCGTCAAGGAGTGCCCGCCGGAAGGCATGCTATATGGGTCCTAACCATGCGGGTTAAACATGCGGGTTAAAGAGGTGCGCCGCCTGACAGCGGCGCGCCTCGGAGGGGACAGAAGATGGCACGGACGGTCAAGCGTTACGCACTCGTGGGGGCGCTTTCGCTGGGGTCTTTGGCGAGCCTCGCGGGGGCGCAGGAGTTCGATTGGCGGCGCTTCGAGGGGACCAACATCCGCTTTTTGATGAACAACCACCCCTTTACGGACTTTATCACCCCCCTGGTACCCGAGTTCGAGGAGTTGACGGGCATTAACGTCACGCTCGAGTCCTTTCCCGAAGACCAGTTCCGCCAGCGCCGTCTGCTCGAGGCCAGCAGCGGCGCGAGCAGCTTAGACGGCTACATGATCCAACCCGGCCAGGACGGCGCGCAGTACCTGGGCGCAGGTTGGGTGCGCTTCGTCGACGACTTCGTCGCCGATAGCACCCTCACGAACCCAGAGTTGGATATGGAGGACTTTTTCGAGGGCGCCATCTCTACCTTCGAGACCGAAGGGGGGCTCTACGGCCTGCCTTTGCAGATCGAGTCGAGCGTGCTCTTCTACCGCACCGACCTCTTCGAGGAGGCCGGGCTGGATGGTCCCCCCGAGACGATGGAGGAGCTTCGCGAGTACGCCGAAGCGCTCAACGGCCCCGGTATGGCTGGGTTCGCCGCCCGCGGGCGCGGGGCGAACGCGACAAGCCAGATCGTCAACTTTCTCTACTCGTTCGGCGGTCAGTGGCTGAACGACGACGGCACCTCGGCCTTAGACAGCGAGGCGAGCCAAGAGGCCCTGGCCTTCTACGCCGACTTGCTGCGCAACTACGGCCCTCCGGGCGTGGTCAACATGTCGTGGCCCGAAGTCACCAGCATCTTCGCGCAAAACCAGGCCGCGATGATGTTCGACGCAAACGTGTTCCGTTCGATTATCGAGGACCCCGCGCAGACCCTGGACGTCGTGCGCGAGAACGTCGCCTACGCGCCCCTTCCCGAAGGTCCCGCCGGCCGCGTTCCGGCGGTGCTCGTGTGGGGCCTTAGCGTCAACCACGCCTCGCAAAACCCCGAAGCGTCGTGGTATTTCATCCAGTGGGCGCTTTCAAAAGAGAACCAGCTCGCCGCCCTGCTCGAGGGCGTGCCCGCCGCACGCCCCTCGGCGTGGGAGAACGAAGAGTTCCAGGCGACCGCACCCGAGAGCTGGATCGAGGCCTCGCAGCTACACTACTCGATCGGCCACGGCGACTGGAACCCGCCCGTCGTACCGGTACCCGAAGTGCGCGACGCCTACGGTCAGGCGATCGTCGCCGCCCTGCAGGGGCAGGAAGTCGGCCCCGCCCTGGAGCAGGCCAACCGTGAGATCAACGCCATCCTCGAGCGCTCCAACAGCGCGCAGTAAACGTTTTGAACGGGTCCGGCGGGTTGCCGGACCCGCTTTTTTGCCACTTTTTTACACTTTTTTAGAGGTCAACCGATGAACGCTACCCGGAGCCGTCCTTGAAGCGCGCCGCAGACTTTTTCGACCGGCACGCGCCGTGGCTTTTTCCGCTGCCCGCGCTGCTCGCTATCTTGGTCCTGATCGTCGGCCCCATTCTGGCCAACTTCGTCCTCGCAACTTATGACTTTTTCATCGGGTCGGCGCCGCGCTTCGTGGGGCTCGCCAACTTTGAGACCGCCCTCGCCGACCGCCGCTTTTGGAATGGGCTCGTCAATACCTTCTACTTCACCGGCGTCGCGGTGCCTTTGCAGATGCTCTTGGGTCTCGGCATCGCGCTCCTATTTAACCGCGACATGATCGGTAAGGGGTTCGTGCGCACCCTTATCCTGCTGCCAATGGTGGCGACCCCGGTTGCGATCGCGCTCATCTGGGCGCTGATGTTTAACCCGAGCCTAGGCGTGCTCAACTATTTTCTGGAGTCGCTGGGGCTGCCGCGCTCTCTCTGGGTGGCCGACGCCCGCTTGGCGATTCCGTCACTGGTGCTCGTGGACGTCTGGCAGTGGAGCCCCTTCGTCGCGCTGATCCTGCTCGCGGCCCTCCAAGGCGTCCCGCAGGAGTACTACGAAGCCGCCCGCATCGACGGCGCGGGCGCCTGGCAGAGCTTCTGGCACATCACCCTGCCGGGGATCCGCGCGGCCATCGTCGTGGCCCTTATTTTGCGGAGTATCGACGCCTTAAAAACCTTCGACATCATCTATGTGATCACCCAAGGGGGGCCGGGGACCGCGTCGGAGACCCTCAACGTTTTCGCCTTTAAAACCGGCTTTGAGTTCTTTCGCGCGGGGTACGCCGCGACACTCCTTATCTTTTTGCTTTTCGTCGTGCTCGGCATCGCGGTGCTCTTAAACCTCGCTAGGAGGCGCGTGGCATGAGTCGAGCAGGCTCCGTGACCGTCTACCCCACGCAGGCGCGCGCTTACAAGCGCAACGCGCGCCTGCAAAGTGCGTTGATCTACCTGCTGATGGCGCTCGTGCTGGTGATCATCCTGTTCCCGTTTGTCTGGATGATCCTGACGAGCTTTCGCAACCAGATCGCCAACACGAGCCCCGTGCCGGTGTGGTTTTTTACGCCGACGCTCGAGAATTACCGCAACGTGATCCAGCGCAACGATTTTTTGTTCTTCACCTGGAACTCGCTCGTCGTGGCGACCCTCTCGACGCTGCTCGGGTTGGTACTGGGGCTCCCCGCCGCCTACTCGATCGCCCGCTTTAAGCAAAACGGCCTCGCTCTAGCCATCCTCATCGCGCGGCTCACGCCGTACATCACCTACTTGGTGCCCTGGTACCTGGCCTTTCGCGCGCTCGGGCTTATCGACACCTACGTTGCGCTGACCCTCACCCACCTGATCGTCGGGATGCCACTGATTATCTGGATCATGATCTCGTTTTTCGAGGACGTGCCCACCGAACTCGAGGAAGCCGCTTTCGTCGACGGCTCGAGCCGCTTGGGGGTGTTTTTTCGCATCGTCTTGCCGCTAGCTGCCCCCGGCGTCGTCGCGGCCAGCATCCTGGCCTTTATCTTTAGCTGGAACCAGTTTCTGTTTTCGCTCATCCTCTCGGGCCCCAACACCCGCCCCGTACCGGTGGCGGTGTTTAACTTTATCTCTTACGGCCAGATCGACTTCGGCGGCCTCGGGGCGGCGGCGGTTTTAATCACCCTGCCCGTCATCTTGCTGACCTTGGTGATCCAGCGCTACATCGTCTCGGGGTTGACGATGGGGGCGGTGAAGGGCTGATGGCGGACGCGGACGAACGGCGCCGCCCCCTAGACAGCGAGTTCGTCATGCCGAGTTTGCGCCTAGACGGCCAGGTCGCGCTGGTCACGGGCGGGAGCCGCGGCCTCGGTTTGGGCGTCGCGCTGGCGCTCGCGCACGCGGGCGCCGACCTCGCGCTCGCGGCGCGCACCGCGTCTGAGCTGGGGACCGCCGCCGAGCTGGTGCGCAGGACGGGGCGGGAAGCGCTGACTTTGCCGACCGACGTGAGCAGTGTAGCGGCGGTGCGGGGGGCGGTGCAGCGGACCGCCGAGCACTACGGGCGCCTCGACATCCTGGTGAACGCGGCCGGCATCAACGTCCGCAAACCGGCCGCGGCACTCTCCGAGGAGGAGTGGGAGCGCGTGATGGCGGTGAACCTCAAGGGCGCCTTTTTCGCCGCGCAGGCCGCCGCCGAGACGATGCGCGCGCAGGGGCGGGGCAAGATCATCAACGTAGGCTCGCTCTCGTTTGAGATCGTGGTGCCCAACATCGCCCTCTACGCGGCCAGCAAGGGGGGGCTGCGGCAGATGACGCGGGCGCTGGCGCTCGAGTGGGCGAAAGACGGGATCTGCGTCAACGCCATCGCCCCCGGACGGTTTTGGACCGCCATGACCGACGCGGTCTTCTCCGACCCCGAGGGCTACCAAAGCGCCGTGAGCGTTATTCCCCAGGGGCGCCCCGGGGTACCGGCCGACCTCGCGGGGGCGGCCGTGCTGCTCGCCTCCGCGGCGTCGGACTACATCACCGGTCAAACCATCGTCGTCGACGGCGGTTGGCTCATCTCGGGGGGGACGCTCGCATGACCCGCACGCCACCAGACACCCTACCGAGCACCATGCGCGCGCTCGTGCTCACCCGCATCGGCGAGCTGCAGCTACGCGAGGTGCCCCTACCCGAGCCGCAACCGGGCGACGCGCTCCTCAAGGTGCGCGCGGTCGGCGTGTGTGGCTCCGACCTCCACGGCTATACCGGGCGGACCGGCAGGCGCGTCCCGCCGCTCGTCATGGGCCACGAGGCGACCGCCGAGGTGGTGGGGGTGGGCGAAGGCGTAGACCTCCCCATCGGGACGCGCGTCGCGGTCCACCCCATCGTGCAGACCGCGCGCGGGCGCCGCCTCATGGGTATGGACGCCCCCGGTGCCTACGCCGAGTACGTCGTTTGGCCCGCCCGCAACCTCTACCCGCTGCCCGAGACCTTGGACTTCGAGGCGGGCGCCTTTGCCGAACCGCTCG
This window contains:
- a CDS encoding DUF2256 domain-containing protein, with amino-acid sequence MAKARKKADLPTKVCAVCGLPFTWRRKWARDWERVRYCSERCRRAAKRRGERA
- a CDS encoding VOC family protein → MARTRRFYRALGLTLARDQGTCLIFRVAPGGYVGFCQHDAALPEHPGLILTLVLDDVDGTYARLCERGVPTEAPPRENARFGIYHFFARDPDGYRLEVQRFLEPL
- a CDS encoding TrmH family RNA methyltransferase, whose amino-acid sequence is MSTPLQPQRRRLDSSKNPEVRALAKLKERRARAREGRFLVEGTREVTRALEAGRALERLYVCPERLRDEGRALVARCQAEGAASVTELSPAAFRVLSHREAPDGVIALVRTALTTLRDLQLAADALVLVVDGLEKPGNLGALLRTADGVGAAAVFATGAGTDFENPNVIRSSMGSVFSLPTLRAPAAELLAWLRAQGFRLVAATPHADTLFWDAPYTGRTALLLGTEHDGLSALWLEAADVRVTIPMGGLADSLNVATAGALLLYEALRQRRRRAP
- a CDS encoding TCR/Tet family MFS transporter; the encoded protein is MSESNAIVRRASMIWVLVTLFLDVLGLAFIIPILPGLVGDLLGESSALVARFYGLIAAAYALMQFLFAPLLGALSDRYGRRPVLLASIFGSAVSYLLLAFAPSLAWLVFGRLIAGVAGSSLTTVNAYIADVSTPETRAQNFGLVGVAFGLGFIFGPAFGGVLGAIDLRLPFFVAAGLSALNGLYGLFILPESLPLGRRSPFRWRRANPVGSIGALGAYPLVGGLALAFVFVSLAQRGLESTWVLYTSYRFGWGEATNGLTLGLVGLMAVFVQGFLIRPTVRRLGERRTVVVGLSISTASYLLFGLATAGWMMLVAIVVGAFGGVAGPAIQGLVAGSVPPEGQGKVQGALASLTSLTSVVAPVVFTAGLFGFFTSPAAPVHLPGAPFLLGSLLLACGLALTVRLFRRVPPAAPAKPPQTPVAKLES
- the mscL gene encoding large conductance mechanosensitive channel protein MscL yields the protein MRGFMAEFRQFIAQGNVLDLAVAVVLGASFGAITTSLVEDILMPPIGYLVGGVDFRELALQLGDGVTVRYGAFLNTVVNFVIVAFALFLVVRAASALQKLRRQAEVTAELTELALLQEIRDLLAAQASGAPRTPPEP
- a CDS encoding nitrilase-related carbon-nitrogen hydrolase; the protein is MIRHALVQFKPHKSQGERNAARLAEVIAQLAGEGVDVLTLPETALTGYFLQAGVREQALTAAEMLALLQRAVRAAGRSEPLDICVGFYERDGGHFYNSALYAELNTPQAGIRHVHRKLFLPTYGVFDEERYVSRGWRLDAFDTRFGRAGMLICEDAWHTSTAAVLALKGADVLYIPTASPVRDLTGAEPANVQRWEDTAKGIAGEHGVYVVTTCLTGFEGGKGFSGGSHVMDPYGALIARAPLFHEHLLLTDLHLESIQAARYENPLLADLRANLPELVRAFQEVSQ
- a CDS encoding NAD+ synthase; this encodes MTRAEGRPRKPLALNLELTTDFLVSFLRDEVTRRKGFDRVVVPLSGGIDSAVTAYLAARAFGPENVHALRLPYRASDPDSLAHAQLVVDALGLPAETLDITEMVDAYARLVPDVTPHRLGNVMARVRMIVAFDKAAELGAVHLGTGNKTERFFGYYTWHDVADAAPVSPLGDLFKTQVRALAEHLGVPEAVRRKPPSADLVVGQSDEADLGISYERADTILIHHLSGYGDAYIESLGFSAAEIALVRGLVAKTHWKRALPIHAVVSSTAIGEFYLRPVDY